The following proteins are encoded in a genomic region of Brachypodium distachyon strain Bd21 chromosome 1, Brachypodium_distachyon_v3.0, whole genome shotgun sequence:
- the LOC100832915 gene encoding elongation of fatty acids protein 3-like, whose translation MAAALLRHARWLLVERPAVASFRWRRGVTPAASPSFAAAAVCAYLAAVLLLHRRAPALPPRLLRAVSALHNTVLLALSATMAAGCVLSAAATAPSPRWVFCFPPGADATPPSGPVFYWAHVFYLSKIYELGDTLLILLARRPLTFLHVYHHAVVIVMCYLWLATRQSLMPVALVTNATVHVVMYGYYLCCSLGLRWPPRWKRAVTELQIVQFLFSFAASVVMLWFHFAGGGCEGMAGWAFNAVFNASLLALFLDFHGAAYAAATGKKKKRSSNSGEKTE comes from the coding sequence atggccgccgcgctGCTGCGCCACGCCCGGTGGCTCCTGGTGGAGCgccccgccgtcgcctccttccGCTGGCGCCGGGGCGTAACGCCCGCCGCGTCCCcgtccttcgccgccgccgccgtctgcgcCTACCTGGCcgcggtgctcctcctccaccgccgcgccccggccctccctccccgcctcctccgcgccgtctccgcgcTCCACAACACCGTCCTCCTCGCGCTCTCCGCCACCATGGCCGCGGGCTGCGTGCtctccgccgcggccaccgccCCCTCCCCCCGGTGGGTCTTCTGCTTCCCGCCGGGCGCCGATGCCACGCCGCCGTCGGGCCCGGTCTTCTACTGGGCGCACGTGTTCTACCTCTCCAAGATCTACGAGCTCGGCGACACGCTGCTCATCCTcctcgcccgccgcccgctcaCTTTCCTCCACGTGTaccaccacgccgtcgtcATCGTCATGTGCTACCTCTGGCTCGCCACGCGCCAGTCGCTCATGCCCGTCGCCCTCGTCACCAACGCCACCGTGCACGTCGTCATGTACGGCTACTACCTCTGCTGCAGCCTGGGCCTCCGCTGGCCACCGCGGTGGAAGCGCGCCGTCACGGAGCTGCAGATCGTGCAGTTCCTCTTCAGCTTCGCGGCCTCCGTCGTCATGCTCTGGTTCCacttcgccggcggcgggtgcgAGGGGATGGCCGGCTGGGCCTTCAACGCCGTCTTCAACGCGTCGCTGCTCGCGCTATTCCTCGACTTCCACGGCGCCGcctacgccgccgccacgggcaagaagaagaagaggagcagcAACAGTGGGGAAAAAACAGAGTGA
- the LOC112269855 gene encoding uncharacterized protein LOC112269855: MEPLEAAIAVIFNALLLVFMVKLFFAMFQMKLVVILFYLVVVLFAMAFSGRGPGGF, translated from the coding sequence atgGAGCCCCTGGAGGCCGCCATAGCGGTCATCTTCAacgcgctgctgctggtgttCATGGTGAAGCTCTTCTTCGCCATGTTCCAGATGAAGCTCGTCGTCATACTCTTCtacctcgtcgtcgtcctcttcGCCATGGCCTTCTCCGGCCGGGGGCCCGGTGGCTTCTAG
- the LOC100839864 gene encoding pentatricopeptide repeat-containing protein At2g13600: protein MRAAARTKRPRPRQPPPAATAHPATRMIPDKAHSPLSLPLKVFKLRLANGPPIAPTAKTFKSYAETCTSLLRLCGATTTTSNNALASSSSFSNNLPLALSLHAHAVRSGVAADRSVASHLLTTYAAFARATERDRVFDDCVAMDAASSFTYDFMVSQYVKAGDLVSARRLFDGMPERSIVSHTTMIDALMKRGCVEDAVELYDLCPLGTVAFYTAMIAGFVRNELHHNALGIFHKMLSCSVRPNEITFVCMIKACVGAGEFGIAMSVVGLAIKLNFFEKEIGVQNSLITLYLRMRDTAAAHRVFDEMKVKDVVSWTALLDVYAEMGDLDGARRVLDAMPERNEVSWGTLIARHEQKGNAAESVKLYSQMLADGCRPNISCFSSVLSGCASLEDFRRGTTIHAHTLKMGCSSNVFVSSSLIDMYCKCKQCIDAQRIFDTLPQKNIVCWNSLVSGYSYNGKMVEAVDLFKKMPARNAASWNTIISGYAQNRQFVDALKSFNAMLASGQIPGKITLSSVLLACANLCSLEMCKMAHAKAIKLGIEECVVIGTAISDMYAKAGDLENSKRIFYQMPERNDVTWTAMIQGLAENGFAEESILLFEDMLVNRIAPNEHTFLAILFACSHGGLVEQAIHYFETMQAWGISPKEKHYTCMVDVLARAGRLKEAEDLLMKIPIASEANSWAALLSACNIYRNEEIGERAAKRLQELDKDNTAGYVLLSNMYASCGRWKDAAEMRILMKGITLKKDGGCSWVQVRGQYQGFFSWEAKHPLSLEIHEILDLLLWELSA from the coding sequence ATGAGAGCGGCGGCTCGCACGaagcggccgcggccgcgacAGCCACCGCCGGCAGCGACGGCGCATCCAGCTACCAGGATGATACCGGACAAGGCACATTCTCCTCTATCCCTCCCACTGAAAGTCTTCAAGCTCCGCTTGGCCAACGGCCCGCCTATCGCGCCTACAGCGAAGACCTTCAAGTCCTACGCCGAGACATGCActtccctcctccgcctctgcGGCGCCACCACAACCACTAGCAACAACGCGCTcgcttcctcctcgtcatTCTCCAACAACCTGCCGCTCGCCCTCTCGCTTCACGCGCACGCTGTACGCTCGGGCGTCGCTGCCGACCGCTCCGTGGCTTCGCACCTCCTCACCACCTACGCCGCTTTTGCTCGCGCCACGGAACGCGACCGTGTCTTTGATGATTGTGTGGCGATGgatgccgcctcctccttcacGTATGACTTCATGGTGTCACAGTATGTCAAGGCCGGGGATTTGGTTTCCGCTCGCAGGCTGTTCGACGGAATGCCCGAGAGGAGCATCGTGTCGCACACCACCATGATAGATGCGTTGATGAAGCGTGGGTGTGTAGAAGACGCTGTTGAGTTGTATGATCTGTGCCCGCTCGGAACTGTGGCCTTCTATACGGCAATGATTGCAGGGTTTGTTCGCAATGAGCTCCACCATAATGCTCTTGGCATCTTTCACAAAATGCTCAGCTGCAGCGTCAGGCCTAATGAGATCACTTTTGTATGCATGATCAAGGCATGTGTCGGTGCAGGTGAATTTGGCATAGCCATGTCAGTCGTGGGGTTGGCGATTAAATTGAACTTCTTTGAGAAGGAGATCGGGGTCCAAAATTCTTTGATCACGTTGTATCTAAGAATGAGGGACACAGCTGCAGCCCACAGGGTGTTTGATGAGATGAAGGTGAAGGACGTGGTTTCATGGACTGCATTGCTTGATGTGTACGCAGAGATGGGTGACCTTGACGGAGCTCGGCGGGTTCTTGATGCAATGCCTGAGAGAAATGAGGTCTCCTGGGGTACTTTGATTGCTAGGCATGAACAGAAAGGCAATGCAGCAGAATCAGTGAAACTTTACAGTCAAATGCTGGCTGATGGTTGTCGGCCGAACATTTCATGCTTCTCTAGTGTGCTCAGTGGTTGTGCTAGTCTCGAGGACTTTAGACGAGGAACAACGATCCATGCCCATACCTTAAAGATGGGCTGTAGCAGCAATGTCTTTGTATCCAGCTCTCTGATTGACATGTACTGCAAATGCAAGCAATGCATAGATGCGCAAAGGATTTTCGACACCCTCCCACAAAAGAACATAGTGTGCTGGAACTCTCTTGTTTCAGGTTATAGCTACAACGGGAAAATGGTGGAAGCTGTGGACCTCTTCAAGAAGATGCCTGCAAGGAATGCAGCTTCATGGAATACGATTATCTCTGGTTATGCGCAAAATCGACAATTCGTTGATGCACTAAAATCATTCAATGCAATGTTGGCTTCTGGGCAGATTCCAGGAAAAATTACCTTGTCAAGTGTTCTTCTTGCTTGTGCAAACTTGTGCTCTTTAGAGATGTGCAAGATGGCTCATGCTAAGGCCATCAAGCTAGGAATCGAGGAATGTGTTGTTATAGGGACCGCGATTAGTGACATGTATGCCAAGGCAGGGGATTTAGAGAACTCCAAGAGGATATTTTATCAAATGCCAGAAAGAAATGATGTCACTTGGACAGCCATGATTCAAGGACTTGCTGAAAATGGTTTTGCAGAGGAATCTATTTTATTATTTGAGGATATGTTGGTAAATAGAATAGCACCAAATGAGCATACTTTTCTAGCTATTCTATTTGCTTGTTCCCATGGTGGTTTGGTGGAGCAAGCCATAcattattttgaaacaatgcAGGCATGGGGTATTTCACCTAAAGAGAAGCACTATACATGTATGGTTGATGTCCTAGCTCGAGCAGGGCGACTGAAAGAGGCAGAAGATCTTCTGATGAAAATCCCAATCGCATCAGAAGCAAATTCATGGGCTGCTCTTCTGAGTGCTTGCAATATTTACAGGAATGAGGAGATTGGCGAGAGGGCTGCAAAGAGGCTTCAGGAGTTGGATAAGGATAATACAGCAGGCTATGTACTACTCTCAAATATGTACGCATCATGTGGAAGATGGAAAGATGCCGCCGAAATGAGGATACTGATGAAAGGGATTACACTAAAGAAAGATGGAGGGTGTAGCTGGGTTCAAGTAAGAGGTCAATATCAAGGCTTTTTTTCCTGGGAGGCAAAGCATCCATTGTCACTGGAGATCCATGAGATCTTGGATTTACTATTGTGGGAATTGAGTGCTTGA
- the LOC100840163 gene encoding uncharacterized protein LOC100840163 isoform X1 encodes MGALYLLPSTPPPFCSGCRGPAGFSLPRGLAATTPLPSPSASSCARLRLAGGRQRAGAARGGGKEGSKSGGAEFFREDGVVDDMDGYLNYLSLEYDSVWDTKPAWCQPWTILLSGAVAVACSWVLIHSALITGGVSFVICAWWYIFLYSYPKAYTEMISERRKKVSSGAEDTYGMEKM; translated from the exons ATGGGCGCGCTCTACCTGCTCCCGtccaccccgccgccgttctGCTCGGGCTGCCGCGGCCCGGCCGGCTTCTCGCTCCCGCGGGGACTCGCGGCCACCACGCCTCTCCCGTCCCCGTCTGCCTCTTCCTGCGCCCGGCTCCGGCTcgcgggcgggcggcagcgcgccggcgcggcgcggggcggcgggaaGGAGGGGAGCAAGAGCGGCGGGGCGGAGTTCTTCCGGGAGGACGGCGTGGTGGACGACATGGACGGGTACCTCAACTACCTGTCCCTCGAGTATGACTCCGTCTGGGACACCAAGCCTGCTTG GTGTCAGCCTTGGACAATCTTACTATCAGGAGCCGTTGCAGTTGCCTGTAGCTGGGTGCTCATCCACTCAGCTCTGATCACTGGAGGAGTTTCTTTTGTAATATGTGCATGGTGGTACATATTTCTTTACTCCTATCCTAAG GCATACACCGAGATGATATCTGAGAGGAGAAAAAAGGTGTCTAGTGGTGCTGAAGATACCTACGGGATGGAGAAAATGTAG
- the LOC100840163 gene encoding uncharacterized protein LOC100840163 isoform X2, with translation MGALYLLPSTPPPFCSGCRGPAGFSLPRGLAATTPLPSPSASSCARLRLAGGRQRAGAARGGGKEGSKSGGAEFFREDGVVDDMDGYLNYLSLEYDSVWDTKPAWCQPWTILLSGAVAVACSWVLIHSALITGGVSFVICAWWHTPR, from the exons ATGGGCGCGCTCTACCTGCTCCCGtccaccccgccgccgttctGCTCGGGCTGCCGCGGCCCGGCCGGCTTCTCGCTCCCGCGGGGACTCGCGGCCACCACGCCTCTCCCGTCCCCGTCTGCCTCTTCCTGCGCCCGGCTCCGGCTcgcgggcgggcggcagcgcgccggcgcggcgcggggcggcgggaaGGAGGGGAGCAAGAGCGGCGGGGCGGAGTTCTTCCGGGAGGACGGCGTGGTGGACGACATGGACGGGTACCTCAACTACCTGTCCCTCGAGTATGACTCCGTCTGGGACACCAAGCCTGCTTG GTGTCAGCCTTGGACAATCTTACTATCAGGAGCCGTTGCAGTTGCCTGTAGCTGGGTGCTCATCCACTCAGCTCTGATCACTGGAGGAGTTTCTTTTGTAATATGTGCATGGTG GCATACACCGAGATGA
- the LOC100839359 gene encoding suppressor of disruption of TFIIS encodes MDFQKSPVNYPFDCLLIDLDDTLYPGGTGIGPALKRNIDEFLMARYGLAADTAAALRVELFRTHGSTLAGLIALGYDVHPDEYHSYVHGRLPYDRIAADPRLALLLQSIPQRKILFTNSDRAHMERALERLGVDEACFDDVVCFETMNPHLFGGDGQDRTDVVLKPSVDAILVGLRVAGTNPRRTLFLDDSERNIAAGKALGLRTALVGKRVRSKEADYALETIGSLQRAIPEIWGVAAGAVDGELQPDHNVEKNKSMRAELDSVIQPTSIQA; translated from the exons ATGGATTTCCAGAAGTCTCCCGTCAACTACCCCTTCGACTGCCTCCTAATAG ACCTGGACGACACGCTGTACCCGGGCGGCACCGGCATTGGGCCGGCCCTGAAGCGCAACATCGACGAGTTCCTCATGGCCCGCTacggcctcgccgccgacacggccgccgccctccgcgtCGAGCTCTTCCGCACGCACGGCAGCACCCTCGCCGGCCTCATC GCGCTCGGCTACGACGTGCACCCGGACGAGTACCACAG CTACGTGCACGGGAGGCTGCCCTACGACAGGATCGCCGCGGACCCGCGCCTCGCGCTGCTTCTGCAGAGCATCCCCCAGCGCAAGATC CTGTTCACCAACTCGGATCGCGCCCACATGGAGAGGGCGCTGGAGCGGCTGGGCGTGGACGAGGCCTGCTTCGACGACGTCGTGTGCTTCGAGACCATGAACCCGCACCTcttcggcggcgacggccaaGACCGCACCGATGTGGTCTTGAAGCCGTCCGTCGACGCCATCCTTGTTGGTCTGCGTGTCGCCGGCACCAATCCACGTCGAACC CTCTTCCTTGATGACAGCGAGAGGAACATCGCCGCGGGGAAAGCTCTTGGCCTCCGCACCGCCTTG GTTGGCAAGAGGGTGAGGAGCAAGGAGGCAGACTACGCCCTGGAGACCATCGGCAGCCTCCAGCGAGCCATCCCGGAGATCTggggcgtcgccgccggcgccgtcgacggCGAGCTGCAGCCCGACCATAACGTGGAGAAGAACAAGAGCATGAGGGCCGAGTTGGACTCCGTCATCCAGCCCACGTCAATCCAGGCCTAG
- the LOC100841185 gene encoding pre-mRNA-splicing factor 18 produces the protein MDVLKRELQRKRQQLDADFGGRKVLRRAEIEARKVQRLRAAERQLLLQKQQQQQQLRSHTSTVSLAASSSRLPASAVGEEPKADRPGGSEESLPREEVIRRLRVLRQPATLFGEDDASRLRRLHAVLEDPDAIADVDAVEIGEGQTNDFLRDIQALRAKAAAADAKPKAGAAETSDGRNEERELPFEELCDEDKIAAFFKRLLREWSQELDEMPEAERRTAKGKAVVATCKQCARYLEPLFKQCKKKALPDDVQRALLDMVKCCMRRDYLAAMDNYIKLAIGNSPWPIGVTMVGIHERSAREKIHTNSVAHIMNDETTRKYLQSVKRLMTFCQRKYPTDPSKSVEFNSLANGSDLQALLAEKNAKNSEETLRLVAAS, from the exons ATGGACGTCCTGAAGCGCGAGCTGCAGCGCAAGCGCCAGCAACTCGACGCCGACTTCGGCGGCCGCAAggtcctccgccgcgccgagaTCGAGGCGCGCAAGGTCCagcgcctccgcgccgccgagcgccaACTTCTCCTCCagaagcaacagcagcagcagcagctccgaTCCCACACTTCTACCGTCTCGCTCGCCGCATCTTCCTCCCGATTACCAGCATCCGCGGTCGGCGAAGAACCGAAGGCCGACCGCCCGGGTGGTTCCGAGGAGTCGCTCCCGAGGGAGGAGGTCATCCGGCGCCTGCGTGTGCTGCGCCAGCCGGCCACGCTCTtcggcgaggacgacgcctcgcgcctccgccgcctgcacgCGGTGCTCGAGGACCCCGACGCGATCGCGGATGTCGACGCCGTTGAGATCGGGGAGGGGCAGACCAACGACTTCCTCCGCGACATCCAGGCCTTGCGggccaaggcggcggcggcggacgcgaaGCCCAAGGCCGGCGCAGCTGAGACGAGCGACGGCAGGAACGAAGAGAGGGAGCTGCCGTTCGAGGAGCTATGCGACGAGGACAAGATCGCGGCCTTCTTCAAGAGGCTATTGCGCGAGTGGAGCCAGGAGTTGGACGAGATGCCTGAGGCGGAGAGGCGGACAGCCAAGGGCAAGGCCGTCGTGGCCACCTGCAAGCAGTGCGCGCGCTACCTTGAGCCGCTCTTCAAGCAGTGCAAGAAGAAG GCTCTCCCCGATGATGTTCAGCGTGCATTGCTGGATATGGTCAAGTGCTGCATGCGCCGAGATTACTTGGCTGCCATGGACAACTACATCAAGCTCGCGATCGGCAACTCGCCGTGGCCGATTGGTGTGACGATGGTTGGCATCCACGAGCGCTCCGCCCGCGAGAAGATCCACACCAACAGCGTGGCTCACATCATGAACGACGAGACGACCAGGAAGTACCTGCAGTCTGTGAAGAGGCTCATGACCTTCTGCCAGCGGAAGTACCCGACGGATCCGTCGAAGTCGGTTGAATTCAACAGCTTGGCGAACGGGAGCGACCTGCAGGCTCTCCTGGCAGAGAAGAATGCGAAGAACTCGGAAGAAACGCTTCGGTTAGTGGCTGCGTCGTGA